A genomic stretch from Deltaproteobacteria bacterium includes:
- a CDS encoding acyl-CoA dehydrogenase, with product MTGAALGGQVRAVDLSFTPAEEAFRSQLRAWLREHVPRSTGVAQSLEEEVAALRGWQRTLHGGGWVGIHWPRAYGGRGASAVEHYILQEELAAARAPEVINRIGVNLVGPTLIAHGTEEQKRRFLPPILPADELWCQLFSEPGAGSDLTALRTRAEPATGGWLVSGQKVWTSYAQFARWGILLARTDAAAPGAKGLGFFVCDMQAPGVSVRPLRQMTGSEEFNEVFLDGVFVPRAQLVGAEQQGWAIAGTTLAHERGTSPRQLVIHRMLLDDLLHLARDGVDGAAPRAADPVIRQRLAQHFIDVEITRLNSWRTLSRLARREPLGPESSVVKLFWSEMSQR from the coding sequence TTGACCGGCGCTGCGCTCGGCGGGCAAGTACGGGCGGTGGATCTCTCGTTCACGCCTGCCGAGGAGGCGTTCCGGAGCCAGCTCCGCGCGTGGCTGCGGGAGCACGTGCCGCGGTCTACCGGCGTGGCACAGTCGCTCGAGGAGGAGGTCGCTGCGCTGCGCGGCTGGCAGCGGACGCTGCACGGCGGTGGGTGGGTCGGCATCCACTGGCCGCGCGCGTACGGGGGGCGTGGGGCATCGGCGGTCGAGCACTACATTTTGCAAGAGGAGCTGGCCGCGGCGCGGGCGCCGGAGGTCATCAACCGTATCGGCGTCAACCTGGTCGGGCCGACGCTCATCGCGCACGGCACGGAGGAGCAGAAGCGGCGCTTCCTGCCGCCGATCCTGCCCGCCGACGAGCTCTGGTGCCAGCTCTTCTCGGAGCCGGGCGCGGGGTCGGACCTGACCGCGCTTCGCACGCGCGCCGAGCCCGCCACCGGCGGGTGGCTGGTGAGCGGCCAGAAGGTATGGACGAGCTACGCGCAGTTCGCGCGCTGGGGCATCCTGCTGGCGCGGACCGACGCCGCCGCTCCGGGGGCCAAGGGCCTCGGCTTCTTCGTCTGCGACATGCAGGCTCCGGGGGTGAGCGTCCGGCCCCTCCGGCAGATGACCGGCAGCGAGGAGTTCAACGAGGTCTTCCTGGACGGGGTCTTCGTGCCGCGCGCGCAGCTCGTCGGTGCCGAGCAGCAGGGCTGGGCGATCGCCGGCACGACGCTCGCCCACGAGCGCGGGACCTCCCCGCGCCAGCTGGTCATCCACCGCATGCTGCTCGACGACCTGCTGCACCTCGCCCGCGACGGGGTCGATGGCGCGGCGCCTCGCGCGGCCGACCCCGTCATCCGCCAGCGGCTCGCGCAGCACTTCATCGACGTCGAGATCACGCGGCTGAACAGCTGGCGCACGCTCTCGCGCCTGGCGCGCCGCGAGCCGCTCGGTCCCGAGTCGAGCGTCGTGAAGCTCTTCTGGAGCGAGATGAGCCAGCGGA